One part of the Leucobacter triazinivorans genome encodes these proteins:
- the murJ gene encoding murein biosynthesis integral membrane protein MurJ translates to MASGIMRASAVMASGTMVSRILGFAKAILLVYAIGQVESLSGDAFANGNLLPNTLYMILLGGMLNAVLVPQIVKAAKNADGGAGYINKVFTLVMTALTAVTAVTMLAAPWIVWVFTVAWSDEQRSLAIAFAYWCLPQIVFYGLYTMLGEVLNARSVFGPFTWAPVLNNVIAIAGIAVFIAMYGADPNGTRAPEDWTPAAIAVLAGSATLGVAAQALILFVSWRKAGIRYRPDFRWRGMGLGHTGRIAGWSLATIVVMQLGGIVTNNVINSASGEGPSALAMQNAWLLFMMPHSVIAVSLATAYFTRLSHWGQSGRMAEFRADFSTSARQILLVMVFASVVIFATAPFISTVMNPGASQELVGQFTIVLQCYMIGLAAYSFLFIVQRAFYALSDTRTPFVFTTVQIVLLVVISLGLLVLPKDMLGPAYALAFGFTTVVQALLAVWLLRRRIGFIDASRILASLLLYAIAAVPALVVGLVATALVVNLVPGYGILAAVGLAIVVALLVGAVYLLGLKLVRSPELAELTAFVSRKLGRNRS, encoded by the coding sequence ATGGCCTCGGGAATCATGCGCGCGAGCGCGGTGATGGCCTCGGGCACCATGGTCTCGCGCATTCTGGGATTCGCGAAGGCCATCCTGCTCGTCTACGCCATCGGCCAGGTCGAATCGCTCTCGGGCGACGCCTTCGCGAACGGCAATCTGCTGCCGAACACGCTCTACATGATCCTGCTGGGCGGCATGCTCAACGCCGTGCTCGTGCCGCAGATCGTGAAGGCGGCCAAGAACGCCGACGGCGGTGCCGGGTACATCAACAAGGTGTTCACGCTGGTCATGACGGCACTCACCGCCGTGACGGCCGTGACGATGCTCGCGGCGCCGTGGATCGTGTGGGTGTTCACCGTGGCGTGGTCCGATGAGCAGCGATCCCTCGCCATCGCCTTCGCCTACTGGTGCCTGCCGCAGATCGTGTTCTACGGGCTCTACACGATGCTCGGCGAAGTGCTGAACGCGCGGAGCGTCTTCGGCCCGTTCACCTGGGCCCCGGTGCTCAACAACGTCATCGCGATCGCCGGCATCGCGGTGTTCATCGCCATGTACGGCGCCGACCCCAACGGCACGCGCGCACCGGAGGACTGGACGCCGGCGGCCATCGCAGTGCTCGCGGGCAGCGCGACGTTGGGCGTCGCGGCGCAGGCGCTGATCCTCTTCGTCTCGTGGCGCAAGGCCGGCATCCGCTACCGCCCCGATTTCCGGTGGCGGGGCATGGGGCTCGGACACACCGGGCGCATCGCCGGGTGGAGCCTCGCCACGATCGTCGTGATGCAGCTGGGCGGCATCGTCACCAACAACGTCATCAACAGCGCGTCGGGCGAGGGGCCGTCGGCCCTCGCCATGCAGAACGCCTGGCTGCTGTTCATGATGCCGCACTCCGTGATCGCGGTCTCGCTCGCCACCGCATACTTCACGCGGCTCTCGCACTGGGGGCAGAGCGGCCGGATGGCCGAGTTCCGCGCCGACTTCTCGACGTCGGCGCGGCAGATCCTACTGGTCATGGTGTTCGCCTCCGTGGTGATCTTCGCGACGGCGCCGTTCATCAGCACCGTCATGAATCCCGGCGCGTCGCAGGAGCTGGTGGGGCAGTTCACGATCGTGCTCCAGTGCTACATGATCGGGTTGGCGGCCTACAGCTTCCTGTTCATCGTGCAGCGGGCGTTCTACGCCCTCTCCGACACGCGCACCCCCTTCGTGTTCACCACCGTGCAGATCGTGCTGCTGGTCGTCATATCTCTCGGATTGCTGGTGCTGCCGAAGGATATGCTCGGCCCGGCATACGCCCTCGCCTTCGGCTTCACCACGGTGGTCCAGGCGCTGCTCGCGGTCTGGCTCCTGCGCCGCCGCATCGGCTTCATCGACGCCTCCCGCATCCTCGCGAGCCTGCTGCTCTACGCGATCGCTGCGGTCCCCGCACTCGTCGTGGGCCTCGTCGCCACGGCGCTCGTGGTGAATCTCGTGCCCGGGTACGGGATCCTCGCCGCCGTCGGGCTCGCAATCGTCGTCGCGCTCCTGGTCGGCGCGGTGTACCTGCTCGGTCTGAAGCTCGTGCGCTCCCCGGAGCTCGCCGAGCTCACCGCCTTCGTCTCCCGCAAACTCGGAAGGAACCGCTCGTGA
- a CDS encoding tetratricopeptide repeat protein: MTPRARAIVGVAIMSALLVLYFVFAGIRAFALLASAEPVPVIMGAAMLTLPLIGVWALLRELRFGRSATRLADRLAAEGRLPDEPVATHPSGRPMREDADAAFPRYRDEAEADPESWRAWMRLGIVYDACGDRKRARAAIRQAIACERNDIRGESAKS, encoded by the coding sequence GTGACCCCGCGAGCGCGCGCCATCGTCGGCGTCGCCATCATGAGCGCGCTGCTCGTGCTCTACTTCGTATTCGCCGGGATCCGCGCGTTCGCGCTGCTCGCATCGGCCGAGCCCGTGCCCGTGATCATGGGTGCGGCGATGCTGACCCTGCCGCTGATCGGCGTCTGGGCGCTGCTGCGCGAGCTGCGCTTCGGCCGCAGCGCCACGAGGCTCGCAGACCGCCTCGCTGCGGAGGGGCGCCTGCCCGACGAACCGGTCGCGACGCATCCCTCGGGGCGCCCGATGCGCGAGGACGCCGACGCCGCCTTCCCGCGGTATCGCGATGAGGCCGAAGCGGATCCGGAGTCGTGGCGGGCGTGGATGCGCCTCGGAATCGTCTATGACGCCTGCGGTGACCGGAAGCGTGCGAGAGCGGCGATCCGACAAGCGATCGCCTGTGAACGCAACGATATTCGTGGAGAATCGGCCAAGAGTTAG
- the dapB gene encoding 4-hydroxy-tetrahydrodipicolinate reductase → MTAGSLDGMVTTVAVAGARGRLGSLVCDVVDELPGFELVARLGSASDPQEGAAARILVDVSHPDASPAIVERALEHGQRVIVGTSGWSAERLESLRERVRMTPGAGVIVVPNFSLGSVLGTTLARIAAPYFDAIEVIEAHHPGKVDSPSGTAVRTAELMAEARQDRPVEAPFAEQPARGQLVSGIPVHSLRLAGVVAKQEVRFGGSGEVLTVTHDTHSNEAYRAGVRAALEAATTAEGLTVGLDRVLGIGA, encoded by the coding sequence ATGACCGCGGGTAGTCTGGACGGCATGGTGACGACGGTTGCGGTGGCGGGCGCCCGCGGGCGCCTCGGCTCGCTGGTCTGCGACGTGGTGGACGAGCTCCCCGGCTTCGAGCTGGTGGCGCGCCTGGGCAGCGCCTCCGATCCCCAGGAGGGGGCGGCGGCGCGCATCCTCGTCGATGTCAGCCATCCCGACGCGTCGCCCGCGATCGTCGAGCGTGCCCTCGAGCACGGACAGCGCGTGATCGTGGGAACGAGCGGCTGGTCGGCGGAGCGGCTCGAGTCGTTGCGCGAGCGCGTCCGCATGACGCCCGGGGCCGGGGTCATCGTAGTGCCCAACTTCTCCCTCGGATCGGTGCTCGGAACGACGCTCGCGCGCATCGCGGCGCCCTACTTCGACGCGATCGAGGTGATCGAGGCGCACCACCCGGGCAAGGTGGACTCCCCGAGCGGCACGGCCGTCCGCACCGCGGAACTCATGGCGGAGGCGCGGCAGGACCGGCCCGTGGAGGCCCCGTTCGCCGAGCAGCCGGCCCGGGGGCAGCTGGTGTCCGGGATCCCCGTCCACAGCCTGCGCCTCGCGGGAGTCGTCGCGAAGCAGGAGGTGCGCTTCGGAGGTTCGGGGGAGGTGCTCACGGTCACGCACGACACCCACTCCAACGAGGCGTATCGCGCGGGCGTCCGTGCGGCGCTGGAGGCGGCGACGACCGCCGAGGGGCTCACCGTCGGACTCGACCGGGTGCTGGGGATCGGCGCGTGA
- a CDS encoding APC family permease — MAKYDLTAQDPATRTLDSVTGISKKGLPSGTVGVLGALVIGISTCAPAYTLTSAVGPAASEVGYQTPAIFLMGFIPMLLVALGYRALNSAMPDSGTSFTWASRAFGPWVGWMAGWGLIAATVLVLSNLAGIAVEFLFQSISIVAGDPAIADLAANRFINIAVCLGFMALATFISYRGMTSTKIFQYITVIFQMIVLVWFVIAMFIGAADPANPEGRMPELSWFNPLEVDSFSAFAAGIAVSIFVYWGWDTVLTMGEETKPSKGRLSTESRAAMILVAILVVLYVGTAAATVGYAGLGDGPTGLGNPDIAENVFAALAHPVMGPAAILLSLAILVSAMASINSTAISPARTLLAMSHYRALPQSIKRIHPKYKSPYVALLWSSIVASVFYAVMRFISEDVLWDTITALGMMVCFYYGITALASPWYFRKTAPREGLGAVLSKIVLPAIGGILLLVVFVQTTIDSMDPSFGSGSNIGGIGLVGIIGVVVLGLGVLLMLIQSRVSPEFFRGNVLAKADATNDTSAVELFDDGLGN, encoded by the coding sequence ATGGCCAAATACGACCTCACAGCTCAGGATCCGGCGACGCGAACGCTCGACTCGGTGACCGGCATCAGCAAGAAAGGTCTTCCCTCGGGCACGGTCGGCGTGCTCGGGGCCCTCGTCATCGGCATCTCCACGTGCGCGCCCGCGTACACCTTGACGTCAGCGGTCGGGCCGGCCGCGAGCGAGGTCGGGTATCAGACGCCGGCCATCTTCCTCATGGGATTCATCCCCATGCTGCTCGTGGCGCTCGGGTACCGCGCCCTCAACTCGGCGATGCCGGACTCGGGCACCTCCTTCACCTGGGCGTCCCGCGCATTCGGGCCGTGGGTCGGATGGATGGCCGGATGGGGGCTCATCGCGGCCACTGTGCTCGTGCTGTCGAACCTCGCGGGAATCGCCGTCGAGTTCCTCTTCCAGTCGATCAGCATCGTGGCGGGCGATCCCGCGATCGCTGATCTGGCCGCCAACCGCTTCATCAACATCGCGGTCTGCCTCGGCTTCATGGCGCTCGCCACCTTCATCTCGTACCGGGGGATGACGTCGACCAAGATCTTCCAGTACATCACCGTGATCTTCCAGATGATCGTGCTGGTCTGGTTCGTCATCGCGATGTTCATCGGCGCGGCCGACCCGGCGAACCCCGAGGGCCGCATGCCCGAGCTCTCCTGGTTCAATCCGCTCGAGGTCGACAGCTTCAGCGCCTTCGCCGCGGGCATCGCGGTCTCGATCTTCGTCTACTGGGGCTGGGACACCGTGCTCACCATGGGCGAGGAGACGAAGCCGTCGAAGGGGCGCCTGTCGACCGAGAGCCGCGCGGCGATGATCCTCGTCGCGATCCTCGTGGTGCTCTACGTCGGCACGGCCGCCGCCACGGTCGGCTATGCGGGCCTCGGCGACGGGCCGACCGGGCTCGGCAACCCCGACATCGCCGAGAACGTGTTCGCGGCCCTCGCGCACCCGGTGATGGGACCGGCCGCGATCCTCCTGTCGCTCGCGATCCTCGTGAGCGCGATGGCCTCCATCAACTCGACTGCGATCTCGCCGGCCCGCACACTGCTCGCGATGTCGCACTACCGGGCGCTGCCCCAGTCGATCAAGCGGATCCATCCCAAGTACAAGTCCCCGTACGTCGCGCTGCTCTGGTCCTCGATCGTCGCCTCCGTCTTCTACGCCGTGATGCGCTTCATCAGCGAGGACGTGCTGTGGGACACGATCACCGCGCTCGGCATGATGGTCTGCTTCTACTACGGCATCACCGCGCTCGCGAGCCCGTGGTACTTCCGCAAGACGGCGCCCCGCGAGGGCCTGGGTGCGGTGCTCTCGAAGATCGTGCTGCCCGCGATCGGCGGGATCCTGCTGCTCGTCGTGTTCGTGCAGACGACGATCGACAGCATGGACCCGAGCTTCGGATCCGGCAGCAACATCGGCGGGATCGGACTCGTCGGCATCATCGGCGTGGTGGTGCTGGGCCTCGGCGTGCTGCTCATGCTCATCCAGTCCCGGGTCTCGCCCGAGTTCTTCCGGGGCAACGTGCTCGCGAAGGCCGACGCGACGAACGACACCTCGGCGGTCGAACTCTTCGACGACGGTCTCGGCAACTGA
- a CDS encoding GGDEF domain-containing protein, translating into MAIFRIPQSERSVATAAYLFAGSLFATLNVTVFRVDAEPRIDVAATAVLSASIGCGVLLRGRRFSNRAAGVLMTVAALTMVPTVALAPDEIRALNIGLLFFPFFIYVVWFLPMRVARILGYTWLTGYAAIVLLRFGEPMTPVLTTLALTGGVLGELVGQFKRRLERASITDPLCDVWNKRGFERLLPKAIANAERTGRPLSLLYIDIDDFKTINDRLGHGEGDRVLREFSREMQEGVRQQDVFARFGGDEFALLLLDCDTEQARFTGERLQREIVATPWSFGISEWRAGEQPDEFISRADLGMLSEKQTRRGAPRTAGA; encoded by the coding sequence GTGGCGATCTTCCGAATACCTCAGTCGGAGCGCTCCGTCGCTACGGCCGCGTACCTGTTCGCCGGCTCGCTGTTCGCCACGCTCAACGTGACGGTGTTCCGCGTCGACGCGGAACCCCGGATCGACGTCGCTGCGACCGCAGTGCTCTCGGCGTCGATCGGGTGCGGCGTGCTGCTGCGCGGCCGCCGGTTCTCGAACCGAGCCGCGGGGGTGCTCATGACCGTCGCGGCGCTGACGATGGTGCCCACGGTGGCCCTCGCACCCGACGAGATCCGCGCGCTGAACATCGGGCTCCTCTTCTTCCCGTTCTTCATCTACGTCGTCTGGTTCCTGCCGATGCGCGTCGCCCGCATCCTGGGCTACACCTGGTTGACCGGCTACGCCGCGATCGTGCTGCTGCGGTTCGGCGAGCCCATGACCCCGGTGCTGACGACGCTGGCGCTGACTGGCGGGGTGCTCGGCGAACTCGTGGGGCAGTTCAAGCGGCGCCTCGAGCGCGCGTCGATCACCGATCCGCTCTGCGACGTGTGGAACAAGCGCGGCTTCGAACGACTGCTGCCGAAGGCGATCGCGAATGCGGAGCGCACGGGACGCCCGCTATCGCTGCTGTACATCGACATCGACGATTTCAAGACGATCAACGATCGGCTCGGGCACGGCGAGGGCGACCGCGTGCTACGCGAGTTCTCGCGGGAGATGCAGGAGGGAGTGCGGCAGCAGGACGTCTTCGCTCGGTTCGGCGGCGACGAGTTCGCCCTGCTGCTCCTCGACTGCGACACCGAGCAGGCGCGGTTCACGGGCGAACGCCTGCAGCGGGAGATCGTTGCGACTCCGTGGTCGTTCGGCATCTCGGAGTGGCGGGCCGGCGAGCAGCCCGACGAGTTCATCTCACGAGCAGACCTGGGCATGCTGAGCGAGAAGCAGACCAGGCGCGGTGCGCCGCGAACCGCGGGCGCGTGA
- a CDS encoding thymidylate synthase, whose product MTENPIPIPYEDLLREVFEHGTPKSDRTGTGTRSLFGRQIRYDLSESFPLITTKRVHFTSVAVELLWFLRGEGNIGFLKQHGVTIWDEWADENGDLGPVYGVQWRSWPAPDGEHIDQIARVIEQLRSNPDSRRIVVSAWNVADLDEMALAPCHAFFQFYVADGKLSCQLYQRSADMFLGVPFNIASYALLTLMIAQQTGLEPGEFVWTGGDCHIYDNHVEQVERQLARDPFPYPRIEISKADSIFDYTLDDFEVVDYRHHPGIKAPVAV is encoded by the coding sequence GTGACCGAGAATCCGATCCCGATCCCGTACGAGGACCTGCTGCGCGAGGTATTCGAGCACGGCACGCCGAAATCGGATCGCACGGGCACGGGCACGCGGAGCCTTTTCGGGCGGCAGATCCGGTACGACCTCTCCGAGTCGTTCCCGCTCATCACGACGAAGCGCGTGCACTTCACGTCGGTGGCCGTAGAACTGCTGTGGTTTTTGCGCGGGGAGGGCAACATCGGCTTCCTCAAGCAGCACGGCGTCACGATCTGGGACGAGTGGGCCGACGAGAACGGCGATCTCGGTCCGGTGTACGGGGTGCAGTGGCGCTCGTGGCCGGCCCCGGACGGCGAGCACATCGATCAGATCGCGCGTGTCATCGAGCAGCTGCGCAGCAACCCCGACTCGCGGCGCATCGTCGTATCGGCCTGGAACGTCGCCGATCTCGACGAGATGGCGCTCGCACCCTGCCACGCCTTCTTCCAGTTCTACGTGGCCGACGGCAAGCTGTCGTGCCAGCTCTACCAGCGCTCCGCCGACATGTTCCTCGGGGTGCCGTTCAATATCGCCAGCTACGCGCTGCTCACGCTCATGATCGCTCAGCAGACGGGGCTCGAGCCCGGCGAGTTCGTGTGGACCGGCGGCGACTGCCACATCTACGACAACCACGTCGAGCAGGTCGAGCGCCAGCTTGCACGCGATCCGTTCCCGTATCCGCGCATCGAGATCAGCAAGGCCGACTCGATCTTCGACTACACGCTCGATGATTTCGAGGTGGTCGACTATCGGCATCACCCGGGCATCAAGGCCCCGGTGGCGGTGTAG
- a CDS encoding ribonuclease J translates to MTNPAYAPPALEPGALRITPLGGLGEVGRNMTVYEIDGKLLIVDCGVFFPEVQHPGVDLILPDITKIEDRLGDVVAVVLTHGHEDHIGGVPYLLKLREDIPLIGSKLTLAFVEAKLKEHRIRPVTRVVAEDDRVQYGPFDLEFIAVNHSIPDALAVAIRTDAGLVIGTGDFKMDQLPLDGRITDLRAFARLGEEGVDLFMTDSTNADVPGFTPLEKNIGPVIEQVIAKTPGKVVVASFSSHVHRVQQVLDAAHANGRRVVLLGRSMVRNMKIAADLGYLDVPEGVLVDLKKSGDIPDHRIVYMSTGSQGEPMAVLSRMVNREHQVEVGAGDTVILASSLIPGNETSVYRVIDGLIKLGAHVVHKGNAKVHVSGHAAAGELLYCYNIVRPKNVMPIHGEYRMLVANAALAIETGVPQNRTVIAENGTVVDLVDGVARAVGQLDTDFIYVDGKSVGRVTDDDLRDRRTLAEEGFISVITVVETTLGQIVSGPEIHAKGVAEDAHVFDKITPQIASALEDAMKDGVTDHHQLQQIVRRTIGRWVGTKLRRKAMIVPVVVVV, encoded by the coding sequence ATGACGAATCCCGCATACGCCCCTCCCGCCCTCGAACCGGGGGCGCTGCGCATCACGCCGCTCGGCGGTCTCGGCGAGGTCGGTCGCAACATGACCGTCTACGAGATCGACGGCAAGCTGCTGATCGTCGACTGCGGCGTCTTCTTCCCCGAGGTGCAGCACCCGGGCGTCGACCTGATCCTGCCCGACATCACCAAGATCGAGGATCGCCTCGGCGACGTCGTGGCCGTCGTGCTCACGCACGGTCACGAGGATCACATCGGCGGTGTGCCCTACCTGCTCAAGCTGCGCGAGGACATCCCGCTCATCGGCTCCAAGCTGACCCTCGCCTTCGTCGAGGCGAAGCTCAAGGAGCACCGCATCCGCCCGGTGACCCGCGTGGTCGCCGAGGACGACCGGGTGCAGTACGGCCCGTTCGACCTCGAGTTCATCGCGGTGAACCACTCGATCCCCGACGCGCTCGCCGTCGCGATCCGCACCGACGCGGGCCTGGTGATCGGCACCGGCGACTTCAAGATGGATCAGTTGCCGCTCGACGGCCGCATCACCGATCTGCGCGCGTTCGCGCGTCTCGGGGAGGAGGGCGTCGACCTCTTCATGACCGACTCCACGAACGCCGACGTGCCGGGGTTCACCCCGCTCGAGAAGAACATCGGCCCGGTCATCGAGCAGGTCATTGCGAAGACGCCGGGCAAGGTGGTCGTCGCGAGTTTCTCGAGCCACGTGCATCGCGTGCAGCAGGTGCTCGACGCGGCCCACGCCAACGGACGGCGCGTCGTGCTGCTGGGCCGTTCGATGGTGCGCAACATGAAGATCGCGGCCGACCTCGGGTACCTCGACGTGCCCGAGGGCGTGCTGGTCGACCTCAAGAAGAGCGGCGACATCCCCGACCACCGCATCGTCTACATGTCCACGGGCTCGCAGGGCGAGCCGATGGCGGTGCTCAGCCGCATGGTCAACCGCGAGCATCAGGTCGAGGTGGGCGCGGGCGACACCGTGATCCTCGCATCGAGCCTCATCCCGGGCAACGAGACCTCGGTCTACCGGGTGATCGACGGCCTCATCAAGCTGGGCGCCCACGTGGTGCACAAGGGCAACGCGAAGGTGCACGTCTCCGGGCACGCCGCCGCGGGCGAACTGCTCTACTGCTACAACATCGTGCGCCCCAAGAACGTCATGCCCATCCACGGCGAGTACCGCATGCTGGTGGCGAACGCCGCGCTCGCGATCGAGACGGGCGTGCCGCAGAACCGCACCGTCATCGCCGAGAACGGCACGGTCGTCGACCTGGTCGACGGCGTGGCCCGCGCTGTGGGACAGCTCGACACCGATTTCATCTACGTCGACGGCAAGAGCGTTGGCCGGGTCACCGACGACGATCTGCGGGATCGCCGCACGCTCGCCGAGGAGGGCTTCATCTCGGTGATCACCGTGGTGGAGACGACGCTCGGCCAGATCGTGTCGGGCCCCGAGATCCACGCGAAGGGCGTCGCGGAGGACGCTCACGTCTTCGACAAGATCACGCCGCAGATCGCGAGCGCGCTCGAGGACGCCATGAAGGACGGTGTGACCGACCACCACCAGCTGCAGCAGATCGTGCGCCGCACGATCGGCCGCTGGGTGGGCACCAAGCTGCGCCGCAAGGCCATGATCGTGCCCGTCGTGGTGGTGGTCTGA
- the dapA gene encoding 4-hydroxy-tetrahydrodipicolinate synthase — protein sequence MANQENPFGQVLVALVTPFQADGEVDWAATEKHIDDCIASGADGIVVTGTTGETSTLTDPEKIKLVEVAKSVSSGRAKVITGGGSNETAHAIELYRASEKAGADGVMIVTPYYNKPTQAGLLTHFRMVADATELPVILYDIPGRTGVPITYETILRLAKHPNILAVKDAKGDFSEVSRVLNQTDLMYFSGDDANVLPHLAIGATGLIGVTANIAAAPYRAIIDAVNAGDLRTARDMHQRLEPLVRAVMTHVPGTVAAKYILHGLGRIGSPRVRLPLVGPEEWEAALIEDELALVGDVPGIDLSNFRPDRNAAAGGALPQIAGTTR from the coding sequence GTGGCAAACCAGGAAAACCCCTTCGGTCAGGTACTCGTCGCACTCGTCACGCCGTTCCAGGCGGACGGCGAAGTCGATTGGGCCGCGACCGAGAAGCACATCGACGACTGCATCGCGAGCGGTGCCGACGGGATCGTGGTCACCGGCACCACCGGTGAGACCTCCACGCTCACCGACCCCGAGAAGATCAAGCTGGTCGAGGTCGCGAAGTCGGTGTCGAGCGGTCGCGCGAAGGTGATCACGGGGGGCGGATCCAACGAGACCGCGCACGCCATCGAGCTGTACCGGGCCAGCGAGAAGGCCGGCGCCGACGGCGTGATGATCGTCACGCCCTATTACAACAAGCCGACCCAGGCGGGCCTGCTCACGCACTTCCGCATGGTCGCCGACGCCACCGAGCTGCCGGTCATCCTCTACGACATCCCCGGCCGCACGGGCGTGCCCATCACGTACGAGACGATCCTGCGCCTCGCGAAGCACCCGAACATCCTCGCTGTGAAGGACGCCAAGGGCGACTTCAGCGAGGTGAGCCGTGTGCTCAACCAGACCGACCTCATGTACTTCTCGGGCGACGACGCCAACGTGCTGCCGCATCTCGCGATCGGGGCGACCGGGCTCATCGGAGTCACGGCGAACATCGCCGCGGCGCCCTACCGGGCCATCATCGACGCGGTCAACGCGGGCGATCTGCGCACGGCCCGCGACATGCACCAGCGGCTCGAGCCCCTGGTGCGCGCCGTCATGACCCACGTGCCGGGCACGGTGGCGGCGAAGTACATCCTGCACGGCCTGGGCCGCATCGGCAGCCCGCGCGTGCGCCTGCCCCTCGTCGGCCCGGAGGAGTGGGAGGCCGCCCTCATCGAGGACGAACTCGCGCTCGTGGGCGATGTGCCGGGCATCGACCTTTCGAACTTCAGGCCGGACCGCAACGCGGCTGCCGGCGGTGCGCTGCCCCAGATCGCAGGCACCACCCGCTGA
- a CDS encoding dihydrofolate reductase — protein MSIGMIWAEARGVGGRGAIGRGGEMPWHLPEDLSHFKRETLGAPVIMGRRTWESLPARFRPLPGRENVVVTRDRGFAAPGAIVAHSLDEALAETRDRGAERVWIMGGGELYRAAMSLADELVVTRIELDVPDADTFAPQIGPEFVLQEQTEPETSSTGLSYAFQRWVRA, from the coding sequence GTGAGCATCGGGATGATCTGGGCCGAGGCCCGCGGCGTCGGCGGTCGCGGCGCGATCGGCCGCGGGGGAGAGATGCCCTGGCACCTGCCCGAGGATCTCTCGCACTTCAAGCGCGAGACACTCGGGGCGCCCGTCATCATGGGCCGCCGCACCTGGGAGTCGCTGCCCGCGCGATTCCGGCCGCTTCCGGGACGCGAGAACGTCGTCGTGACGCGGGATCGCGGGTTCGCCGCGCCCGGGGCGATCGTGGCGCACTCGCTCGACGAAGCGCTGGCCGAGACCCGGGATCGCGGGGCGGAGCGCGTCTGGATCATGGGCGGCGGAGAGCTGTACCGGGCAGCGATGTCGCTGGCCGACGAGCTGGTGGTGACCCGCATCGAGCTCGACGTGCCCGACGCCGACACTTTCGCGCCGCAGATCGGGCCCGAGTTCGTGCTGCAGGAGCAGACCGAACCGGAGACGTCCTCGACGGGCCTGAGCTACGCCTTCCAGCGCTGGGTGCGCGCCTGA
- a CDS encoding lipid II:glycine glycyltransferase FemX produces the protein MAGSHAGAASAGGAVARFADEAERGGWDALVAANPDGGEVWMGEAYLAVKREQGGYRDYRVVVERPGRSAVAVGVLAKRVPLLGEWWHLPAGPAGEDAAAVLEAASAVADLARSRGAFLLKIEPRLAPEARDAIRAAGYRDTVRIIPNPSTVLVDLGEPGRSDEQLLAGLGKKARNSITRARRDGIVVSRVPATDENCAALYRLLRETAEGRFVLRSEQYYRAFWQGFERAGSSGEHASRASGSGSGATAPGSGQMFFAHRAGADGAPELVAGAYAIALGDKTTYKDGASVRAKSAYGASHALQWEVLRWAAERGARTHDLCGAPPADRADDREHPLFGVGQFKRSFAPEITDYAGAFDLPLKPWAYAFWTKLGDRLARRWSLAVRKDPYY, from the coding sequence GTGGCGGGATCCCACGCGGGTGCCGCCTCCGCAGGAGGCGCGGTCGCGCGCTTCGCCGATGAGGCGGAGCGCGGCGGCTGGGATGCGCTCGTCGCGGCGAACCCGGACGGCGGCGAGGTCTGGATGGGCGAGGCCTACCTGGCCGTGAAACGCGAGCAGGGCGGATATCGCGACTACCGCGTGGTGGTCGAGCGGCCCGGTCGCTCGGCAGTGGCCGTCGGCGTGCTCGCGAAGCGCGTGCCGCTGCTCGGCGAGTGGTGGCACCTGCCAGCCGGCCCGGCGGGGGAGGACGCGGCCGCGGTGCTCGAGGCGGCCTCTGCGGTCGCGGATCTCGCGCGCTCGCGCGGCGCGTTCCTGCTGAAGATCGAGCCGCGCCTCGCACCCGAAGCCCGTGATGCGATCCGCGCTGCGGGATACCGGGACACCGTGCGCATCATCCCGAACCCCTCGACGGTGCTCGTCGACCTCGGCGAGCCGGGACGCTCCGACGAGCAGCTGCTCGCCGGCCTCGGCAAGAAGGCCCGCAATTCCATCACCCGCGCACGCCGCGACGGCATCGTGGTGTCCCGGGTGCCCGCGACCGACGAGAACTGCGCCGCGCTGTACCGCCTGCTGCGCGAGACCGCCGAAGGGCGGTTCGTGCTGCGCTCGGAGCAGTACTACCGCGCGTTCTGGCAGGGCTTCGAGCGCGCAGGATCCTCCGGGGAGCACGCATCGCGTGCTTCCGGATCCGGATCCGGCGCCACCGCGCCGGGATCCGGGCAGATGTTCTTCGCCCACCGCGCCGGCGCCGATGGAGCGCCCGAGCTGGTCGCGGGCGCCTACGCGATAGCGCTCGGCGACAAGACCACCTACAAGGACGGGGCGTCGGTGCGCGCCAAGTCGGCCTACGGAGCCTCGCACGCGCTGCAGTGGGAAGTGCTCCGCTGGGCCGCCGAGCGCGGTGCGCGGACGCACGATCTGTGCGGCGCGCCTCCCGCGGATCGCGCGGACGATCGCGAGCATCCGCTGTTCGGAGTGGGCCAGTTCAAGCGCTCCTTCGCCCCCGAGATCACCGACTACGCCGGCGCCTTCGACCTGCCGCTGAAGCCGTGGGCGTATGCCTTCTGGACGAAGCTCGGGGATCGGCTCGCACGCCGCTGGTCGCTGGCGGTCAGGAAGGATCCTTACTACTGA